One stretch of Juglans microcarpa x Juglans regia isolate MS1-56 chromosome 3D, Jm3101_v1.0, whole genome shotgun sequence DNA includes these proteins:
- the LOC121254264 gene encoding LOW QUALITY PROTEIN: beta-galactosidase 13-like (The sequence of the model RefSeq protein was modified relative to this genomic sequence to represent the inferred CDS: inserted 1 base in 1 codon), protein MAVSSRVLLLAFLSVLVSAVVGQGDNKFQNVTYDRRSLIINGKRELLFSGSIHYTRSTPEMWPDLISKAKHGGLNVIQTYVFWNIHEPVEGQYNFNGNYDVVKFIKLIGEQGMYVTLRVGPFIQAEWNHGGLPYWLREVPNIIFRSDNAPFKNQMKKYVKMIIDKMKEEKLFASQGGPIILTQIENEYNHIQLAYRDMGSRYVQWAAKMAVGMKTEVPWIMCKQKDAPDPVINTCNGRHCGDTFTGPNKPYKPSLWTENWTAQYRVFGDPPSQRAAEDIAFSVARFFSKNGTLVNYYMYHGGTNFGRTSAVFTTTRYYDEAPIDEYGLQREPKWSHLKDLHKALNLCKKPLLWGEPHVESLGKHTEAQVYENSGSKICAAFLANNNSRAAANIHFRGETYYLPPRSISILPDCKTVVYNTQTIVSQHNARSLKKSKVAKNLKWEMSPEPIPSVEQLPVDSKTPKELYSFLKDTTDYAWYTTSIELAPGDLPMRADILPVLRVASLGHALHAFVNGEYVGSAHGSHDEKSFVFQSAVNFKPGXNRIALIGMTVGLPDSGAYMEHRFAGPRSVTVLGLNTGTLDLSINGWGHQVGLTGEKVKVFTQSGSHRVGWKNANGQGPALTWYKTYFDAPEGNNPVAIRMNGMGKGMVWVNGKSIGRYWVSFLSPLGKPSQSEYHIPRSFIKPTENLLVVLEEEKGNPEDIELVLVNRDTICSLVTEYHPPHVKSWQRKDSKIRPVVDTVKPAAQLHCPNHKKIVAVEFASFGDPYGSCGSFAMGKCNAPITKEVVEQHCLGKTTCSVPIERELFNKDNDACPDIKKTLAIQVKCEYN, encoded by the exons ATGGCGGTGTCAAGCCGCGTGCTCTTGCTCGCCTTTCTATCTGTTTTAGTGTCAGCCGTGGTTGGCCAAGGAGACAACAAGTTTCAAAACGTGACCTATGATAGAAGGTCTCTGATCATCAATGGAAAAAGAGAGCTTCTCTTTTCGGGTTCCATCCATTACACTCGTAGTACCCCGGAG ATGTGGCCGGATCTTATCTCAAAGGCTAAACATGGAGGTTTGAATGTGATTCAAACTTACGTGTTTTGGAACATCCATGAGCCTGTGGAAGGACAG TACAATTTTAATGGAAATTATGATGTGGTGAAATTCATCAAGCTGATAGGAGAGCAAGGAATGTATGTGACCCTCAGGGTTGGGCCATTCATCCAAGCTGAATGGAACCACGG AGGACTTCCATATTGGCTAAGAGAGGTCCCAAACATCATATTCCGTTCTGATAATGCTCCCTTCAAG aaccaaatgaaaaaatatgtgaagatgattatagataagatgaaagaGGAGAAACTATTTGCTTCACAAGGAGGACCAATCATATTGACACAA ATTGAAAATGAGTACAACCACATTCAACTTGCATATAGAGATATGGGAAGCAGATATGTTCAGTGGGCAGCAAAAATGGCAGTGGGGATGAAAACTGAAGTTCCATGGATCATGTGCAAGCAGAAGGATGCTCCTGATCCAGTG ATCAATACATGCAATGGAAGGCACTGCGGAGACACTTTCACAGGACCAAACAAACCCTACAAGCCTTCTTTGTGGACGGAAAACTGGACCGCTCA GTACAGAGTATTCGGAGACCCTCCATCTCAAAGAGCAGCAGAAGATATTGCATTTTCAGTTGCCCGATTCTTCTCAAAGAATGGAACTCTGGTCAACTACTATATG TACCATGGTGGGACTAACTTTGGTAGAACAAGTGCTGTCTTTACAACAACTCGCTACTATGATGAAGCTCCCATTGATGAATATG GTTTGCAGAGGGAACCCAAATGGAGTCACCTTAAGGACTTGCACAAGGCTTTAAATCTATGTAAGAAGCCTCTGCTATGGGGTGAACCTCATGTTGAAAGTTTGGGCAAGCATACAGAG GCTCAAGTCTACGAGAATTCCGGATCAAAAATCTGTGCTGCATTTTTGGCAAACAACAACTCCAGAGCGGCAGCAAATATACATTTCAGGGGCGAGACATATTACCTGCCACCACGTTCAATTAGCATCCTCCCTGATTGCAAGACCGTGGTCTACAACACACAAACA ATTGTATCGCAACATAATGCAAGGAGCTTGAAGAAATCAAAGGTTGCAAAGAATCTTAAATGGGAGATGTCCCCAGAACCCATCCCAAGTGTCGAGCAATTGCCAGTTGACTCCAAAACTCCGAAGGAGCTCTACAGTTTTTTGAAGGATACCACAGATTATGCGTGGTACACCACTAG CATAGAGTTGGCTCCCGGAGACTTGCCAATGCGGGCTGATATTCTCCCAGTACTACGCGTAGCAAGTCTTGGTCATGCCTTGCATGCATTTGTGAATGGCGAATATGTTG GATCCGCACATGGAAGCCATGACGAGAAGAGTTTTGTCTTTCAAAGTGCCGTGAACTTCAAGCCTG TCAACCGTATAGCGCTGATTGGCATGACCGTGGGACTCCCA GATAGCGGAGCCTACATGGAGCACAGGTTTGCCGGTCCTCGCTCTGTAACCGTCCTGGGTTTGAACACAGGAACACTTGATCTGTCAATCAATGGTTGGGGGCATCAG GTTGGCTTGACAGGAGAAAAGGTTAAGGTGTTCACTCAGTCAGGATCACACAGGGTAGGATGGAAGAACGCCAATGGACAAGGACCTGCTCTTACGTGGTACAAG ACATATTTTGATGCTCCTGAAGGGAATAACCCCGTTGCTATCAGAATGAATGGTATGGGTAAGGGGATGGTTTGGGTCAATGGAAAAAGCATTGGCCGTTACTGGGTGTCCTTCCTCTCTCCTCTTGGAAAGCCTTCTCAGTCAGA GTATCATATCCCAAGATCCTTCATCAAGCCAACAGAAAATCTCCTTGTTGTATTGGAGGAGGAGAAAGGGAACCCAGAAGACATTGAGCTCGTACTTGTCAATAGAGATACTATCTGCAGCCTCGTAACTGAGTATCATCCACCCCATGTGAAGTCGTGGCAAAGAAAGGACAGTAAAATTAGGCCTGTTGTGGACACTGTGAAGCCAGCAGCTCAACTGCACTGTCCAAACCACAAAAAGATTGTTGCTGTGGAGTTTGCTAGCTTTGGTGATCCTTATGGTTCCTGCGGAAGCTTCGCTATGGGCAAATGCAATGCTCCAATTACCAAGGAGGTTGTTGAGCAG CATTGCTTGGGAAAAACTACCTGTTCAGTTCCAATTGAACGAGAGCTTTTCAACAAGGACAACGATGCATGTCCGGATATCAAGAAGACACTTGCTATACAAGTGAAGTGCGAATACAATTAG